The following proteins are encoded in a genomic region of Enoplosus armatus isolate fEnoArm2 chromosome 11, fEnoArm2.hap1, whole genome shotgun sequence:
- the zeb2a gene encoding zinc finger E-box-binding homeobox 2a isoform X3: MKQEIMAEGPRCKRRKQANPRRKNAVLNYENVVETGSETEEDDRTPASEDNGLAGGGGEDEEMGSPASVPALEASPRVAHALLSYRDQEGSEGREGLQNRHHCWRLGDDTNGYLNGTDDRRDEYEALGPEETPNGSVKRLEGVSELDEYFLKRKLEEDDGHPATIAEYLQRSDTAIIYPEAPEEVTRLGTPEAIGQEESEHDLMSGAPDDFAQLLTCPYCDRGYKRLTSLKEHIKYRHEKNEEIFACPLCADAFSHRTQLERHMTTHKPATDQPPLLNEGAGNRKFKCSECGKAFKYKHHLKEHLRIHSGEKPYECSNCKKRFSHSGSYSSHISSKKCIGLIAVNGRVRNGNNGKPSSSPNSMTSSPGSPALAQLRHKLENGRPPGPPDQQGQLDIKAEPMDFNDYRLLMASQHGFGGPGVYLNGRGGSPLGIHSSSQSPLQHLGGMGLDLPLLGYAGPLGNNLSEVQRVLQIVDNTVCRQKIDGNPEEISKLRAYMKELGAQMEEQKLAQATFQVVGHGSPTKSIIDYTLEKVNEAKSLIDDSKRQVDVKKEKSNHSIDLSSEEKSHDGHNQFLPFSCQYCKETFPGPIPLHQHERYLCKMNEEIKAVLQPTESSPVSHRGAMPSELSSNERATSPINPFKDHVSVLKAYFAMNTEPNSEELLKISIAVGLPQEFVKEWFAQWKSQNHNGGSLRKKSPPPDHSGPDVNHILSRSPMPLPAIDLHGGFTNGDAPHRLIKANQFTANRQTTGDKPLDPLDHLRSNTPSPLNLSSTSSKNSYTPNSLASEEAHGDIPLDLSLPKHLAQKFVSVGEKRPRPNGFIIERNGEAQGRGSGPLDLVNIKKEVLGSDGGGNSVHQLEKSTSPIFGINPFTGGPVYTSLPPHGAFPPPTFMSPAQATIPGLRPYPGLDPMSFLPHMAYTYATGAATFAEMQQRRKYQRKSGFQGELLDGTADYLSGLDDLTDSDSLLSRKKIKKTESGMYACDLCDKTFQKTSSLLRHKYEHTGKRPHQCQICKKAFKHKHHLIEHSRLHSGEKPYQCDKCGKRFSHSGSYSQHMNHRYSYCKREAEEREAAEREARDKGGGGGGGGVVVGGLEPTELLMRRAYLQGLGPLGYSDPEEDGGGTILRDGSEGGGGRKEREVDNKTYEDVTDRQEASFREGEEGEEEEEEEEEEEGGSRSQMNSTRDVESKDTTQLMDESSREGKTDSKSDQDD, from the exons atgACAGGAGGGACGAGTATGAAGCTCTCGGCCCGGAGGAAACCCCTAACGGCTCAG TGAAGCGACTGGAAGGCGTCTCTGAGCTGGACGAGTACTTTCTGAAACGTAAGCTGGAAGAGGACGACGGTCACCCAGCAACTATCGCTGAGTACCTGCAGCGCAGCGACACTGCCATAATTTACCCAGAAGCCCCAGAGGAGGTGACACGACTGGGCACGCCCGAGGCCATCGGTCAGGAGGAGAGTGAACACG ACCTGATGTCAGGTGCTCCGGACGACTTCGCCCAGCTGCTCACCTGTCCGTACTGCGACCGCGGCTACAAACGTCTGACGTCTCTGAAGGAACACATCAAATATCGACACGAGAAGAACGAGGAGATCTTCGCCTGCCCGCTGTGCGCCGACGCCTTCAGCCACCGCACACAGCTGGAGCGCCACATGACCACGCACAAACCCGCCACAGACCAG ccgCCGCTGCTGAACGAAGGAGCTGGAAACCGCAAGTTCAAATGCAGCGAGTGTGGAAAAGCCTTCAAATACAAACATCACCTGAAGGAGCATCTTCGTATTCACAGCG GTGAGAAGCCATACGAGTGCTCCAACTGTAAGAAGCGGTTCTCCCACTCCGGCTCCTACAGCTCCCACATCAGCAGCAAGAAATGCATCGGCCTGATCGCTGTCAACGGACGAGTACGCAATGGAAACAACGGCAAGCCCAGCTCCTCCCCCAACTCCATGACCTCATCACCTGGAAGCCCCGCCCTTGCCCAGCTACGCCACAAACTGGAAAATGGACGGCCGCCTGGCCCTCCAGACCAGCAGGGTCAGCTTGACATCAAAGCTGAGCCAATGGACTTCAACGATTACAGGCTGCTGATGGCCTCTCAGCACGGGTTTGGGGGACCAGGGGTCTACCTGAATGGCCGTGGTGGAAGCCCCCTGGGCATCCACAGCTCCTCCCAGAGCCCCCTTCAACATCTGGGTGGCATGGGGCTAGACCTACCCTTGCTGGGCTATGCAGGGCCTCTTGGGAACAACCTGAGTGAGGTGCAGAGGGTGCTTCAGATTGTGGACAACACGGTGTGCAGGCAGAAGATCGACGGGAACCCAGAGGAGATCTCCAAGCTCAGGGCCTACATGAAGGAACTGGGCGCCCAGATGGAGGAGCAGAAGCTGGCCCAGGCCACCTTCCAGGTGGTGGGCCATGGCAGCCCCACAAAGAGCATCATCGACTACACACTGGAAAAGGTCAATGAGGCCAAGAGTCTAATTGACGATTCCAAGAGGCAAGTGGATGTGAAGAAGGAGAAGTCAAATCACTCAATTGATCTCAGCAGTGAGGAGAAATCCCATGATGGCCATAACCAGTTCCTGCCGTTCTCCTGCCAATACTGCAAGGAGACCTTCCCCGGGCCCATCCCACTGCATCAACACGAGCGCTACCTGTGCAAAATGAATGAGGAGATCAAAGCAGTCCTGCAGCCGACTGAGAGCAGTCCTGTCAGCCACAGGGGGGCAATGCCCTCTGAGCTGTCCAGTAATGAGCGGGCCACCAGCCCCATTAATCCCTTCAAGGACCACGTGTCAGTGCTCAAGGCCTACTTTGCCATGAACACTGAGCCCAACTCAGAGGAACTGCTCAAGATTTCAATTGCTGTAGGCCTTCCTCAAGAGTTTGTCAAGGAGTGGTTTGCCCAGTGGAAGAGCCAAAACCACAACGGAGGAAGTCTGAGGAAAAAGTCGCCCCCTCCCGACCACAGCGGGCCGGATGTTAACCACATCTTGAGCCGGTCACCAATGCCGCTCCCTGCCATAGACTTACACGGAGGCTTCACTAATGGTGACGCCCCCCACAGACTTATAAAGGCCAACCAGTTTACAGCCAACAGGCAGACAACAGGGGACAAACCACTAGACCCCTTGGACCACTTGAGGAGCAACACTCCATCACCCCTCAACCTTTCCTCTACTTCCTCCAAAAACTCTTACACTCCAAATAGCCTAGCTTCTGAGGAAGCCCATGGGGATATACCACTAGATCTGTCACTGCCCAAACACCTGGCACAGAAGTTCGTCTCTGTGGGAGAGAAGCGACCCAGACCCAACGGTTTCATCATTGAGCGCAATGGTGAGGCACAAGGACGAGGGTCAGGGCCCTTAGATCTGGTTAACATCAAGAAGGAGGTTCTGGGCTCTGATGGTGGAGGGAACTCCGTCCACCAGCTGGAGAAAAGCACCAGTCCCATCTTTGGGATTAATCCCTTCACTGGCGGTCCCGTCTACACCTCTCTGCCACCTCATGGAGCATTTCCTCCACCCACCTTCATGTCTCCTGCCCAGGCCACCATCCCGGGCCTCAGGCCCTACCCAGGCCTCGACCCCATGAGCTTCCTGCCCCACATGGCCTACACCTATGCCACTGGGGCAGCCACATTTGCTGAaatgcagcagaggagaaagtaCCAACGGAAATCAGGTTTCCAG ggGGAGCTGCTGGACGGGACGGCGGACTATCTGTCAGGCCTGGACGACCTGACAGACAGCGATTCGCTGCTCTCCAGGAAGAAGATTAAGAAGACTGAAAGTGGTATGTACGCGTGTGACTTGTGCGACAAAACATTCCAGAAGACCAGTTCCCTCCTAAGACACAAATATGAGCACACAG ggaaGCGTCCTCACCAGTGTCAGATCTGTAAGAAGGccttcaaacacaaacaccatctcATCGAACACTCGCGCCTGCACTCCGGAGAGAAACCTTACCAGTGCGACAAGTGCGGCAAACGCTTCTCGCACTCGGGATCGTACTCGCAGCACATGAACCACCGGTACTCCTACTGCAAGAGGGAGGCGGAGGAGCGCGAGGCGGCCGAGAGGGAGGCCAGGGAcaagggtggaggaggaggaggaggaggtgtggtgGTCGGAGGCCTGGAGCccactgagctgctgatgaggagggCCTACCTGCAGGGGCTGGGGCCGCTCGGGTACTCTGACCCCGAGGAGGACGGTGGCGGTACGATCCTGAGGGACGGcagcgagggaggaggaggacggaaGGAGAGGGAAGTGGACAACAAGACGTACGAGGacgtgacagacagacaggaggcaagtttcagggaaggagaggaaggagaggaagaagaggaggaggaagaggaggaggaaggcggCAGCAGGAGTCAGATGAACTCAACGAGGGACGTCGAGAGCAAAGACACAACGCAGCTGATGGACGAGAGTTCACGAGAAgggaagacagacagcaagTCGGACCAGGACGACTGA
- the zeb2a gene encoding zinc finger E-box-binding homeobox 2a isoform X2 → MKQEIMAEGPRCKRRKQANPRRKNEAVLNYENVVETGSETEEDDRTPASEDNGLAGGGGEDEEMGSPASVPALEASPRVAHALLSYRDQEGSEGREGLQNRHHCWRLGDDTNGYLNGTDDRRDEYEALGPEETPNGSVKRLEGVSELDEYFLKRKLEEDDGHPATIAEYLQRSDTAIIYPEAPEEVTRLGTPEAIGQEESEHDLMSGAPDDFAQLLTCPYCDRGYKRLTSLKEHIKYRHEKNEEIFACPLCADAFSHRTQLERHMTTHKPATDQPPLLNEGAGNRKFKCSECGKAFKYKHHLKEHLRIHSGEKPYECSNCKKRFSHSGSYSSHISSKKCIGLIAVNGRVRNGNNGKPSSSPNSMTSSPGSPALAQLRHKLENGRPPGPPDQQGQLDIKAEPMDFNDYRLLMASQHGFGGPGVYLNGRGGSPLGIHSSSQSPLQHLGGMGLDLPLLGYAGPLGNNLSEVQRVLQIVDNTVCRQKIDGNPEEISKLRAYMKELGAQMEEQKLAQATFQVVGHGSPTKSIIDYTLEKVNEAKSLIDDSKRQVDVKKEKSNHSIDLSSEEKSHDGHNQFLPFSCQYCKETFPGPIPLHQHERYLCKMNEEIKAVLQPTESSPVSHRGAMPSELSSNERATSPINPFKDHVSVLKAYFAMNTEPNSEELLKISIAVGLPQEFVKEWFAQWKSQNHNGGSLRKKSPPPDHSGPDVNHILSRSPMPLPAIDLHGGFTNGDAPHRLIKANQFTANRQTTGDKPLDPLDHLRSNTPSPLNLSSTSSKNSYTPNSLASEEAHGDIPLDLSLPKHLAQKFVSVGEKRPRPNGFIIERNGEAQGRGSGPLDLVNIKKEVLGSDGGGNSVHQLEKSTSPIFGINPFTGGPVYTSLPPHGAFPPPTFMSPAQATIPGLRPYPGLDPMSFLPHMAYTYATGAATFAEMQQRRKYQRKSGFQGELLDGTADYLSGLDDLTDSDSLLSRKKIKKTESGMYACDLCDKTFQKTSSLLRHKYEHTGKRPHQCQICKKAFKHKHHLIEHSRLHSGEKPYQCDKCGKRFSHSGSYSQHMNHRYSYCKREAEEREAAEREARDKGGGGGGGGVVVGGLEPTELLMRRAYLQGLGPLGYSDPEEDGGGTILRDGSEGGGGRKEREVDNKTYEDVTDRQEASFREGEEGEEEEEEEEEEEGGSRSQMNSTRDVESKDTTQLMDESSREGKTDSKSDQDD, encoded by the exons atgACAGGAGGGACGAGTATGAAGCTCTCGGCCCGGAGGAAACCCCTAACGGCTCAG TGAAGCGACTGGAAGGCGTCTCTGAGCTGGACGAGTACTTTCTGAAACGTAAGCTGGAAGAGGACGACGGTCACCCAGCAACTATCGCTGAGTACCTGCAGCGCAGCGACACTGCCATAATTTACCCAGAAGCCCCAGAGGAGGTGACACGACTGGGCACGCCCGAGGCCATCGGTCAGGAGGAGAGTGAACACG ACCTGATGTCAGGTGCTCCGGACGACTTCGCCCAGCTGCTCACCTGTCCGTACTGCGACCGCGGCTACAAACGTCTGACGTCTCTGAAGGAACACATCAAATATCGACACGAGAAGAACGAGGAGATCTTCGCCTGCCCGCTGTGCGCCGACGCCTTCAGCCACCGCACACAGCTGGAGCGCCACATGACCACGCACAAACCCGCCACAGACCAG ccgCCGCTGCTGAACGAAGGAGCTGGAAACCGCAAGTTCAAATGCAGCGAGTGTGGAAAAGCCTTCAAATACAAACATCACCTGAAGGAGCATCTTCGTATTCACAGCG GTGAGAAGCCATACGAGTGCTCCAACTGTAAGAAGCGGTTCTCCCACTCCGGCTCCTACAGCTCCCACATCAGCAGCAAGAAATGCATCGGCCTGATCGCTGTCAACGGACGAGTACGCAATGGAAACAACGGCAAGCCCAGCTCCTCCCCCAACTCCATGACCTCATCACCTGGAAGCCCCGCCCTTGCCCAGCTACGCCACAAACTGGAAAATGGACGGCCGCCTGGCCCTCCAGACCAGCAGGGTCAGCTTGACATCAAAGCTGAGCCAATGGACTTCAACGATTACAGGCTGCTGATGGCCTCTCAGCACGGGTTTGGGGGACCAGGGGTCTACCTGAATGGCCGTGGTGGAAGCCCCCTGGGCATCCACAGCTCCTCCCAGAGCCCCCTTCAACATCTGGGTGGCATGGGGCTAGACCTACCCTTGCTGGGCTATGCAGGGCCTCTTGGGAACAACCTGAGTGAGGTGCAGAGGGTGCTTCAGATTGTGGACAACACGGTGTGCAGGCAGAAGATCGACGGGAACCCAGAGGAGATCTCCAAGCTCAGGGCCTACATGAAGGAACTGGGCGCCCAGATGGAGGAGCAGAAGCTGGCCCAGGCCACCTTCCAGGTGGTGGGCCATGGCAGCCCCACAAAGAGCATCATCGACTACACACTGGAAAAGGTCAATGAGGCCAAGAGTCTAATTGACGATTCCAAGAGGCAAGTGGATGTGAAGAAGGAGAAGTCAAATCACTCAATTGATCTCAGCAGTGAGGAGAAATCCCATGATGGCCATAACCAGTTCCTGCCGTTCTCCTGCCAATACTGCAAGGAGACCTTCCCCGGGCCCATCCCACTGCATCAACACGAGCGCTACCTGTGCAAAATGAATGAGGAGATCAAAGCAGTCCTGCAGCCGACTGAGAGCAGTCCTGTCAGCCACAGGGGGGCAATGCCCTCTGAGCTGTCCAGTAATGAGCGGGCCACCAGCCCCATTAATCCCTTCAAGGACCACGTGTCAGTGCTCAAGGCCTACTTTGCCATGAACACTGAGCCCAACTCAGAGGAACTGCTCAAGATTTCAATTGCTGTAGGCCTTCCTCAAGAGTTTGTCAAGGAGTGGTTTGCCCAGTGGAAGAGCCAAAACCACAACGGAGGAAGTCTGAGGAAAAAGTCGCCCCCTCCCGACCACAGCGGGCCGGATGTTAACCACATCTTGAGCCGGTCACCAATGCCGCTCCCTGCCATAGACTTACACGGAGGCTTCACTAATGGTGACGCCCCCCACAGACTTATAAAGGCCAACCAGTTTACAGCCAACAGGCAGACAACAGGGGACAAACCACTAGACCCCTTGGACCACTTGAGGAGCAACACTCCATCACCCCTCAACCTTTCCTCTACTTCCTCCAAAAACTCTTACACTCCAAATAGCCTAGCTTCTGAGGAAGCCCATGGGGATATACCACTAGATCTGTCACTGCCCAAACACCTGGCACAGAAGTTCGTCTCTGTGGGAGAGAAGCGACCCAGACCCAACGGTTTCATCATTGAGCGCAATGGTGAGGCACAAGGACGAGGGTCAGGGCCCTTAGATCTGGTTAACATCAAGAAGGAGGTTCTGGGCTCTGATGGTGGAGGGAACTCCGTCCACCAGCTGGAGAAAAGCACCAGTCCCATCTTTGGGATTAATCCCTTCACTGGCGGTCCCGTCTACACCTCTCTGCCACCTCATGGAGCATTTCCTCCACCCACCTTCATGTCTCCTGCCCAGGCCACCATCCCGGGCCTCAGGCCCTACCCAGGCCTCGACCCCATGAGCTTCCTGCCCCACATGGCCTACACCTATGCCACTGGGGCAGCCACATTTGCTGAaatgcagcagaggagaaagtaCCAACGGAAATCAGGTTTCCAG ggGGAGCTGCTGGACGGGACGGCGGACTATCTGTCAGGCCTGGACGACCTGACAGACAGCGATTCGCTGCTCTCCAGGAAGAAGATTAAGAAGACTGAAAGTGGTATGTACGCGTGTGACTTGTGCGACAAAACATTCCAGAAGACCAGTTCCCTCCTAAGACACAAATATGAGCACACAG ggaaGCGTCCTCACCAGTGTCAGATCTGTAAGAAGGccttcaaacacaaacaccatctcATCGAACACTCGCGCCTGCACTCCGGAGAGAAACCTTACCAGTGCGACAAGTGCGGCAAACGCTTCTCGCACTCGGGATCGTACTCGCAGCACATGAACCACCGGTACTCCTACTGCAAGAGGGAGGCGGAGGAGCGCGAGGCGGCCGAGAGGGAGGCCAGGGAcaagggtggaggaggaggaggaggaggtgtggtgGTCGGAGGCCTGGAGCccactgagctgctgatgaggagggCCTACCTGCAGGGGCTGGGGCCGCTCGGGTACTCTGACCCCGAGGAGGACGGTGGCGGTACGATCCTGAGGGACGGcagcgagggaggaggaggacggaaGGAGAGGGAAGTGGACAACAAGACGTACGAGGacgtgacagacagacaggaggcaagtttcagggaaggagaggaaggagaggaagaagaggaggaggaagaggaggaggaaggcggCAGCAGGAGTCAGATGAACTCAACGAGGGACGTCGAGAGCAAAGACACAACGCAGCTGATGGACGAGAGTTCACGAGAAgggaagacagacagcaagTCGGACCAGGACGACTGA
- the zeb2a gene encoding zinc finger E-box-binding homeobox 2a isoform X1: MKQEIMAEGPRCKRRKQANPRRKNVLNYENVVETGSETEEDDRTPASEDNGLAGGGGEDEEMGSPASVPALEASPRVAHALLSYRDQEGSEGREGLQNRHHCWRLGDDTNGYLNGTDDRRDEYEALGPEETPNGSVKRLEGVSELDEYFLKRKLEEDDGHPATIAEYLQRSDTAIIYPEAPEEVTRLGTPEAIGQEESEHDLMSGAPDDFAQLLTCPYCDRGYKRLTSLKEHIKYRHEKNEEIFACPLCADAFSHRTQLERHMTTHKPATDQPPLLNEGAGNRKFKCSECGKAFKYKHHLKEHLRIHSGEKPYECSNCKKRFSHSGSYSSHISSKKCIGLIAVNGRVRNGNNGKPSSSPNSMTSSPGSPALAQLRHKLENGRPPGPPDQQGQLDIKAEPMDFNDYRLLMASQHGFGGPGVYLNGRGGSPLGIHSSSQSPLQHLGGMGLDLPLLGYAGPLGNNLSEVQRVLQIVDNTVCRQKIDGNPEEISKLRAYMKELGAQMEEQKLAQATFQVVGHGSPTKSIIDYTLEKVNEAKSLIDDSKRQVDVKKEKSNHSIDLSSEEKSHDGHNQFLPFSCQYCKETFPGPIPLHQHERYLCKMNEEIKAVLQPTESSPVSHRGAMPSELSSNERATSPINPFKDHVSVLKAYFAMNTEPNSEELLKISIAVGLPQEFVKEWFAQWKSQNHNGGSLRKKSPPPDHSGPDVNHILSRSPMPLPAIDLHGGFTNGDAPHRLIKANQFTANRQTTGDKPLDPLDHLRSNTPSPLNLSSTSSKNSYTPNSLASEEAHGDIPLDLSLPKHLAQKFVSVGEKRPRPNGFIIERNGEAQGRGSGPLDLVNIKKEVLGSDGGGNSVHQLEKSTSPIFGINPFTGGPVYTSLPPHGAFPPPTFMSPAQATIPGLRPYPGLDPMSFLPHMAYTYATGAATFAEMQQRRKYQRKSGFQGELLDGTADYLSGLDDLTDSDSLLSRKKIKKTESGMYACDLCDKTFQKTSSLLRHKYEHTGKRPHQCQICKKAFKHKHHLIEHSRLHSGEKPYQCDKCGKRFSHSGSYSQHMNHRYSYCKREAEEREAAEREARDKGGGGGGGGVVVGGLEPTELLMRRAYLQGLGPLGYSDPEEDGGGTILRDGSEGGGGRKEREVDNKTYEDVTDRQEASFREGEEGEEEEEEEEEEEGGSRSQMNSTRDVESKDTTQLMDESSREGKTDSKSDQDD; the protein is encoded by the exons atgACAGGAGGGACGAGTATGAAGCTCTCGGCCCGGAGGAAACCCCTAACGGCTCAG TGAAGCGACTGGAAGGCGTCTCTGAGCTGGACGAGTACTTTCTGAAACGTAAGCTGGAAGAGGACGACGGTCACCCAGCAACTATCGCTGAGTACCTGCAGCGCAGCGACACTGCCATAATTTACCCAGAAGCCCCAGAGGAGGTGACACGACTGGGCACGCCCGAGGCCATCGGTCAGGAGGAGAGTGAACACG ACCTGATGTCAGGTGCTCCGGACGACTTCGCCCAGCTGCTCACCTGTCCGTACTGCGACCGCGGCTACAAACGTCTGACGTCTCTGAAGGAACACATCAAATATCGACACGAGAAGAACGAGGAGATCTTCGCCTGCCCGCTGTGCGCCGACGCCTTCAGCCACCGCACACAGCTGGAGCGCCACATGACCACGCACAAACCCGCCACAGACCAG ccgCCGCTGCTGAACGAAGGAGCTGGAAACCGCAAGTTCAAATGCAGCGAGTGTGGAAAAGCCTTCAAATACAAACATCACCTGAAGGAGCATCTTCGTATTCACAGCG GTGAGAAGCCATACGAGTGCTCCAACTGTAAGAAGCGGTTCTCCCACTCCGGCTCCTACAGCTCCCACATCAGCAGCAAGAAATGCATCGGCCTGATCGCTGTCAACGGACGAGTACGCAATGGAAACAACGGCAAGCCCAGCTCCTCCCCCAACTCCATGACCTCATCACCTGGAAGCCCCGCCCTTGCCCAGCTACGCCACAAACTGGAAAATGGACGGCCGCCTGGCCCTCCAGACCAGCAGGGTCAGCTTGACATCAAAGCTGAGCCAATGGACTTCAACGATTACAGGCTGCTGATGGCCTCTCAGCACGGGTTTGGGGGACCAGGGGTCTACCTGAATGGCCGTGGTGGAAGCCCCCTGGGCATCCACAGCTCCTCCCAGAGCCCCCTTCAACATCTGGGTGGCATGGGGCTAGACCTACCCTTGCTGGGCTATGCAGGGCCTCTTGGGAACAACCTGAGTGAGGTGCAGAGGGTGCTTCAGATTGTGGACAACACGGTGTGCAGGCAGAAGATCGACGGGAACCCAGAGGAGATCTCCAAGCTCAGGGCCTACATGAAGGAACTGGGCGCCCAGATGGAGGAGCAGAAGCTGGCCCAGGCCACCTTCCAGGTGGTGGGCCATGGCAGCCCCACAAAGAGCATCATCGACTACACACTGGAAAAGGTCAATGAGGCCAAGAGTCTAATTGACGATTCCAAGAGGCAAGTGGATGTGAAGAAGGAGAAGTCAAATCACTCAATTGATCTCAGCAGTGAGGAGAAATCCCATGATGGCCATAACCAGTTCCTGCCGTTCTCCTGCCAATACTGCAAGGAGACCTTCCCCGGGCCCATCCCACTGCATCAACACGAGCGCTACCTGTGCAAAATGAATGAGGAGATCAAAGCAGTCCTGCAGCCGACTGAGAGCAGTCCTGTCAGCCACAGGGGGGCAATGCCCTCTGAGCTGTCCAGTAATGAGCGGGCCACCAGCCCCATTAATCCCTTCAAGGACCACGTGTCAGTGCTCAAGGCCTACTTTGCCATGAACACTGAGCCCAACTCAGAGGAACTGCTCAAGATTTCAATTGCTGTAGGCCTTCCTCAAGAGTTTGTCAAGGAGTGGTTTGCCCAGTGGAAGAGCCAAAACCACAACGGAGGAAGTCTGAGGAAAAAGTCGCCCCCTCCCGACCACAGCGGGCCGGATGTTAACCACATCTTGAGCCGGTCACCAATGCCGCTCCCTGCCATAGACTTACACGGAGGCTTCACTAATGGTGACGCCCCCCACAGACTTATAAAGGCCAACCAGTTTACAGCCAACAGGCAGACAACAGGGGACAAACCACTAGACCCCTTGGACCACTTGAGGAGCAACACTCCATCACCCCTCAACCTTTCCTCTACTTCCTCCAAAAACTCTTACACTCCAAATAGCCTAGCTTCTGAGGAAGCCCATGGGGATATACCACTAGATCTGTCACTGCCCAAACACCTGGCACAGAAGTTCGTCTCTGTGGGAGAGAAGCGACCCAGACCCAACGGTTTCATCATTGAGCGCAATGGTGAGGCACAAGGACGAGGGTCAGGGCCCTTAGATCTGGTTAACATCAAGAAGGAGGTTCTGGGCTCTGATGGTGGAGGGAACTCCGTCCACCAGCTGGAGAAAAGCACCAGTCCCATCTTTGGGATTAATCCCTTCACTGGCGGTCCCGTCTACACCTCTCTGCCACCTCATGGAGCATTTCCTCCACCCACCTTCATGTCTCCTGCCCAGGCCACCATCCCGGGCCTCAGGCCCTACCCAGGCCTCGACCCCATGAGCTTCCTGCCCCACATGGCCTACACCTATGCCACTGGGGCAGCCACATTTGCTGAaatgcagcagaggagaaagtaCCAACGGAAATCAGGTTTCCAG ggGGAGCTGCTGGACGGGACGGCGGACTATCTGTCAGGCCTGGACGACCTGACAGACAGCGATTCGCTGCTCTCCAGGAAGAAGATTAAGAAGACTGAAAGTGGTATGTACGCGTGTGACTTGTGCGACAAAACATTCCAGAAGACCAGTTCCCTCCTAAGACACAAATATGAGCACACAG ggaaGCGTCCTCACCAGTGTCAGATCTGTAAGAAGGccttcaaacacaaacaccatctcATCGAACACTCGCGCCTGCACTCCGGAGAGAAACCTTACCAGTGCGACAAGTGCGGCAAACGCTTCTCGCACTCGGGATCGTACTCGCAGCACATGAACCACCGGTACTCCTACTGCAAGAGGGAGGCGGAGGAGCGCGAGGCGGCCGAGAGGGAGGCCAGGGAcaagggtggaggaggaggaggaggaggtgtggtgGTCGGAGGCCTGGAGCccactgagctgctgatgaggagggCCTACCTGCAGGGGCTGGGGCCGCTCGGGTACTCTGACCCCGAGGAGGACGGTGGCGGTACGATCCTGAGGGACGGcagcgagggaggaggaggacggaaGGAGAGGGAAGTGGACAACAAGACGTACGAGGacgtgacagacagacaggaggcaagtttcagggaaggagaggaaggagaggaagaagaggaggaggaagaggaggaggaaggcggCAGCAGGAGTCAGATGAACTCAACGAGGGACGTCGAGAGCAAAGACACAACGCAGCTGATGGACGAGAGTTCACGAGAAgggaagacagacagcaagTCGGACCAGGACGACTGA